The sequence TTACAAACTAATGAgccaatttttaaaatacaaaacaaaacaaaaaatagtaatcatgaaatttatttattatgtgatTAATGTGGCACTAGTCACATTTATTAACACATAATCtataaatatttaacatttttctcatttaatGAAGTTTcttattgttaaacaagagatttAAGATTCGAACCTACACCAACAACAAATTAGTGTTTTGGCGtattgataaagaaaaatcatCATTGATTGAAATaagtctattaaaaaaaaaattaatacacatCAATTTATTATATTGCTGATAtggctttagcattttccaaataGTTATTGTAAGTAAAAATGTAATGTTAATGATGGGCCCATAtagaactagtaagaatttgtcatattagcattttgtaaaaatgttgtaaaatagtttgtgtctgtagcattactctttgcTTTTTATGGTGAGGATAGCATCATTCTATGTTTAATACGTATATCATTTAAGACctcataaaattttcattaaaatagaCCCAACAAGATACTTTTAGATACtaatatatatttccaaaaaagggggagaaaaaaaatatactaatcAATACTTATCATGAATCCTTTTACGTTAATAATTAATAGATATTCTAAATACTGTTTCGGACCTATTTTAGTTCGTCCATTCGAACAAAATATTTCAGTACAAATTTATTTCAGTGTACCGTTTTGGGGTTATCACTAAAGTTATATATAAACGCATGTGCACACCTAAGTCTacattgtaaagttgtgatttacaactatgttttatgttggctttattccatgacaaaaaatgttgtaattgttttaattttgttccttgtattttgtgggattttattgtattgggtttagtattaagttggtgaagaatcaagcttaaatgaagaattagtggatttcgcgagaagctcgtGAGAAGGGTTCTCACAAAAAGAGCATGTaaggagcacatgactggaagctgaagagtcatgtcAAGCTGTTGTTTTCATGAATGTCTCACAGGTAAGTCCTTCTCGCGAGGTAGTCGCAAAACAttctgcctggaggatttttaagtgtgactttcctACTTTCACCCATGCTATATATACCTTCATTGCCCACAAATGTAAAGGAGGtcattcaaagagaaaaaccctagttaggttttctacaacacacacccatctttttgagagagagctactcatccttagtgagaaatcattatAGCCTCTTCTCcatccctctcccattgtcataccttaaGAGgaaatttgtacccaaacacaacccacacctattcaAAGTGTGgagagtgttttggagtttGGGAAGTTTTGGggaattgccaaaagaagccagtgaggcttggcggatgcaatcgggtggATTGCAGGATCCAAAgagttagacaagacacggttccgagaagtcttgttggagtaggagcttggaaggcttaggtacatcaggtagattaggcttggagtgTCTCTTACTAACccgtgtatcccaactgattgtctagtggatcgattaccgcttgaagggcggcggagaggtttttcgccgagttcttcgatttcctcttcgataacacatcggcatgTAATCTTATGTTTACATTCTCTCTTCCCCTACTCTTTTACGATCCATTTTACTCTTGTGttgttttgattatggattagagtagcttgtttgtttatcctcgcatttacactattccacacttagAACTAAgctagtgtaaaatctatcgagccgtaactttaatttgggggtctaaacagcacTTGTGtctttaacacattttcgagctctcatacatcaccaaaaaaaaaagtctacatCACATGatattatatcatatcaaattttttttgaaggcatatcatatcaaattattaattcaaaattaaataatgtatATACTTAATATCTTCATtacataatatatgtatataacaCGTCATATATGAGTATATTAACGAAGAAAAAAATGTCATAAATGAAtaatgtaaactaaaaaaaaaaaaatatatatatatatatatatattattaaaggaatataataattaattccACATGTAAGTGAAGcaataaaaatttctcaaaaaaaatgaagtaatttaaaaaaaaaattgggtttaggaaaaaaataataatttgtttacATACTAACCAAAATCACTATACCAAGTGAAATTTAATGGAACGGGCTAAACAGGTGGAATGAAGCGGACTAAaccataatttaaaacaaaataaaataaaaagtaatttataagaaaaaaaaaaaaaagaattattgaggaaggccgaggaggtagcaatAGCAGGGAGGTCGATGAATAGGGTGCTTAggttgaaaaaagaaataaatgatttgctttcaaaagaagaaaaaatgtggAAACAACGATCTCCAGCTTTGTGGCTGCATGAAGGTGATAGCAATACTCACTATTTCCATAGCAAAGCATCCCACAGGTTCAGGAGAAATAGAATTGAGGCCTTGGAAAATCATAGGGGGGAAAATGTGCAGATGAAAACGGGATTGCAAATATTTTGGTAGAATTTTACCAAAATCTCTTTGCATCCTCCTCACCAAATCAGATTGAAGAAGCCATAGAAGCCACTCCAAAGGTGGTATCAGAAGAGATGAACCAGGTACTTGTAGCACCTTTTGAAAGAGCGAAAGTGGAGTTGGCCTTAAAGCAGATGGACCCCCTAAAAGCACTAGGACCGGACGGCATGCCACCTCTTTTTTTCCAGCACTTTTGGCCGGCCATTGGAGATGATGTGGTGGAGGCCGTACTCATTTGTCTCAATTCGGGTTCCATACCTTCCGCAATAAACCGGACCTTCATTACTCTCATTCCAAAGGTTAAAAGTCTAGTAAGAGTCTCAGACTACCGCCCAATTGCTCTATGTAACACTCTTTATAAGCTTATTTCTAAGGTTCTAGCAAATAGACTCAAGACTTTTTTACCATGTGTTATCTCTGATACTCAAAGTGCTTTTCAATCTAGCAAAGCAATATCTAATAATATCCTGGTTGCCTTTGAGACATTGCATCATATGAAGAACCAAAAATCTAAGAAGGGGGGTTTTATGGCTTTGAAATTAGATATAAGCAAGGCGTATGATCGGGTGGAGTAGGTGTATCTGGTAAAAATCATGGAGAAATTGGGTTTTGTGAAAAGTGGGTGTCCCTTGTCTATAAATGTATTAGCTCTGTTTCCTACTCAATTTTGGTAAATGGTGAACCGAGGGGAGATATTAGACCTTCTAGAGGTCTAAGGCAGGGAGACCCTTTGTCCCCCTACTTGTTCTTACTATGTTCAGAAGGGTTGAATAGGATGCTTCAAAGGGCAGCAATGGAGGATGGTATTAGGGGTTTCTCTTTATGCAAGAGAGGGCcaaaaatatctcatttatttttGCTGATGATAGCCTGTTGTTTTGTAGAGCCTTTTTGGCAGATTTACAGgttattcaaaatatttcatcCTTGTATGAGAAAGCATCAGGTCAAAAGCTTAACCGTGAGAAGACAACCATTTTCTTCAGCAAGGCAGTTCATGGAGACACAAAGACCCAACTCTCAAACTTTCTACAGGTACCCGAGGttaaagaatatgaaaaatacCTTGGATTACCGGCGGTGGTGGGAAGAAACAACAAGGAAAGCCTTAATTATATAAAGGAAAGAGTTTGAAGCAAACTCCAAGGGTGGAAAGAAAAGCTTTTGTCCCAAGCGGGTAGAGAGATTTTGCTCAAAGCTGTGGTGCAAGCAATTTCCACTTTCGCTATGAGCTGCTTCAAACTACCTGGAGGCATTTGTGATGAAATTAAGGCGCTAAtcaggaaatttttttagggGCAAAAGGGTGAGCAAAGGAAAATCCATTGGAAAAAATGGGAGGTTCTTTGTAAGCCAAAGTTCGAAGGGGGGTTGGGTTTCAAGGATTTAGGAAAGTTTAATGATGCCTTGCTAGCAAAACAGTTGTGAAAACTACTAAAGGATCAAAACTCACTATTCTTTCGAGTTTTCAAAGCAAAGTACTTTCCAAATGGTTCAATTTTTGAAGCTCATGCAGCTGGGGGGTCATATGCCTGGCAGAGCATTCTTAAAGCCAGGAAGGTGATTTCGATGGGGATGCGATGGAGGATAGGGGATGGCAAAAGTATAAATGTATATAATGACAACTGGCTGCCAGGGAAGGGATCGGCCAAAGTTCTTTCTCCACATTCGGGTGTGTTGGATGGTGCACAGGTTGCTGCCCTCACAAAAAATGATACAAGGAACTGGGATCAAAATGTGTTACAACAACACTTCTTGAGTTTTGAGGTTAGCCGTATCAAAGCCATCCCACTGTGTTGGACTAACCAAGAAGATTGCTTAATTTGCCCTGGGTGAAAGGACGGTAATTACTCGGTTAAAACGAGATATCAACTCCTTTGTGAATCTGAAAACTTGGGTGCTACATCAAGCTCTGACAGTTCGAAGCAAACTCTTTTCTGGAAACGCATCTGGAAGTTACACatcccaaataaaataaaagtgttCCTTTGGCGGGTTTGTTCAAATGCTTTGCCAACtttggaaaatttgaaaaggaGGAAGATACTGGAAGATGCAAAATGCAAAGCATGTCTCACGACTGAGGAAGATACTCTCCATGCTATCTGGAATTGCGAGAAGCTTCATCACATTTGGTTCCCCCGTTTCAGCTAGGTCCAAACAGAGCTTCCTCAATTTCCAAATGTCCAAGAGCTTATTTCTTTGGTTGGGCAGTGGATTGAAAAGCTCGAACTATTTGCTGTTGTGGCGTGGTTTATTTGGAACCACAGGAACAAGTTGCGCTTGAACGAGAAGGGTCTAGCTTCGAACAGAATCTTACAAGCTGCTATGTTGTATCTCTCGGATTTTCAGGTAAAGATTCCCAAGGCAGTCTCAAAACCACCTAAGGGACACATTCGAAGGCGTCCTCCTATGGGTGAGCTGTATAAAACTAACTATGATGGGGTTGTTTTTTCTAAATCGGGAGAGGCTGGTATAGGAGTGGTGGTTCAGAATGCAAAGGGTGAGGTAGTTGCTGCTCTTGCCGAGAAGATTCTGTACCCGAGCTCGATGGAAGTGTTGGAAGCCTTGGCTGCAAGAAGGGCTGTGAAATTCATTGTAGAGTTGGGCATTGCAAGTTCGGAATTTGAGGGAGACTTGAAGTTAGTGTGCAGAGTTTTGAGGTCAGCAGAGTACGGTCACTCATCCATCAATCAGATTGTCAAAGACATTATGTCTATTATTGGTTCACttagttttttctctttctctcatactAGACGGCAGGGTAATTGTGTGGCCCATGCATTGGCTAGGAGAGCAATAGTTTTGTTTCCTTTATTAATTTGGATGGAGCAtgttttatttgatatttgtcATTTCAGATTTTCTTGATGGTTAATAAAAGTGCTCGGtttttattcccaaaaaaaaaaaaaaaaatggaatggaaaaTTCCGGCCATTCCATACAGAATTCGTAGTAATGATTAATATACAGGTAGCGAGGccattttaattaatgttgCTGTCGGTGCACGTGTCATGCGTCATTAAAGCCTCCGTAAGCAAATCACCCTTCAAAGAATCATACTTCGATTACCAACACCAAGACTCTAAGCTTATAAATATCTATTCCTTCAACCGCCCCTAGCTTCAAAATccttagagaaagagagagagagagatgaagatgATTCGTTTCTTAAAATCAATGTCAAGGACAGTTCACGAAGAACATCATGACCAGCTGGTGAAGCATAAGACTGATCCTGATCCATATCACGAAGGTACATGTCCCTCATCACTAACAGTGTGGAGAAAGTCACTCGTAATTAGTTGTAATGGATTTACAGTGATCGATTCCGGTGGAAATTTAGTGTATCGGGTCGATAATTATAGCGGACGACCCGAGGAAATCACTCTCATGGATGGCTCTGGAATACCCGTCCACACAATGCGTCGTTGCAAGGTGAATaataatatcatattatatatatacttctcTCGATCATTTTgttcttatattatatagagTTATATATTGACACATAATAAAAACGTACACAATTGCAAATATCTGGGTTGATTTTGATTGTGATATTTGGCAGACACTTAGACTAGTTGATAGCTGGTTTGTATATGAAGGGGAAGCTGGTGATCACCATTGTAGAACAAGTAGTAAATCATCAAAGAAGCCGATTTGTTCCGTAAGGAAACACGTAAACATTTTACATTCCAATCCGAatgtacttgcacatgtattTCGAGGGAGCTCAGATAAAGGATATGCATACGTGATTGAAGGTTCATATGCTCATAGATCATGCAAAGTGTTAGATGAGTCAAGGAAGGTAGTGGCTGAGATCAAGAGGAAGGAAGCGAGTAAGGGAGGAATATCATTTGGGCACGAGGTTTTTGTTTTAGTCGTGCAACCTGGCTTTGATCCTGGATTTGCTATGGCTTTAGTTCTACTATTGGATCAAATGTGTTCCTAgattctctctatttttcattaAGTGTATATTTGATAAGATCAATTTTAATTAGTACCTTGTTGAAATCTGAAAGGGATACAAATCCCATGCTATGTCATGAATCAAGAGGTTATTTGATACACTCTTTGTAGCAAAAGCTTAGCACAATGAAAAAATGGAACCTGAGCaatgatggatttttttttttttttccctttatttgaGTCAGATGTTATATATGTAAGGAAGGAAATTTCAATTGGTGTTTACTgggaaaaagaactttttaaaggACACAAAAAAGGAATGGGTAAATCATTTGCTGGATAAAGGGAACATACGCAAGAGATatcatattctctctctccagaAAATATCTTTATGCACTAgggaaaagagagggaaaaaagaaaaagggttgcACAAAAAGTGGAGATGCGGGGTATCGATCCCCGTACCTCTCGCATGCTAAGCGAGCGCTCTACCATCTGAGCTACATCCCCAACATGACTTACTCgtttcaaattataaataaatataatttatcaattatgAAGTAAAAGCGAATTTCAGAGAAGAAACTCCGGGAGGGTACGTTACAAAAGTTACTAATAGTGCCTACAAACTCAggctatttctttttttctgatttttttttttcctttttttaatctcaCATTATTTTTTCTACAAACTCAggctatttctttttttctgatttttttttttcctttttttaatctcaCATTATTTTTTCTGGAGAATAGACAGCTTCATTTCTCATTTCAGTACTCAGTAGTGATTTTCgagttctttgtatttgttcaAAAACGGAGGTCACGAATAGCTCCGGCTAGCAATATCTTCATTCCTCAGAGACCCTCCTTAGAAAAGCAGCATCTTAATGAGAACTCTAGTGTAAGTATTTAATGATAAGTGAAACTGTTCTTTCAACATTTGAGACATTTGTTAAGGTTACTTGAACAAACACTTATTCGAGTCTGTCAAGTTCACGGTAGAATGTAAAATGATTGAAGCAAATCTAAGTATTTTGAAAGATGTAAATTTTCTATTGCCTCATGAAATGCTCTACAGAAGGCAAAGAATTACCTGCTGTCTACAACTGCTTTACTGTTACAACACTGGAACCCCGGTTACCCATACAGGTGAACCCTTACAACAATCCAGCTAGAGCATGAGCCCCTACAACAATTCCTTTCCACCTACAACATAATATATACAAACCAATCAGATTGGCCAAAGACCAAACTGtgtcattaataaataacaatCCTCAGAAGGAACAAACTTCTGTGCAAAGCCATTTCGATCAGTCAAGCCCGTCCCTTCCCCTGTTCCAATCCATGGGAAATAATTTTCTTGCTTTCTGTTGACTGGTGCAAGCCTTGTCAAAAACTCTTGCAGGTGGGGGCATCATACATGATTGCTTTAAAATACTTGCGGTTGAATGTCTCGTTTCTGCAACAGAGTCCTTCATTGACTTGCTGGGCGATGATCTGCTTGATCTCGGAGTTGACCAATttattggtcccttcctaagaTAACTGAAATTATCAAAATCCTTTATGTTCTCAATTGTGGACAGCTTAGGCTTCTTTGAGGGCATTAGCTGGTCCACACTTCTTAAAAGATTGTTAGAGCCCAATACAGGAATTGATGCTGCAAATGTTTCTTCAAGTTTCTCATTTGATTTCAATTTGCGAGCTTTCATCACCTTTTGTGAAGGCTTCTTTGGCCACTTTGCCGTCCCATCTGGATTTCGCTTGAGAGTTGCTAATGCCATGTCACACAGAGTTTGTGCAGCAGCTAATATCCTTGGACATTGCCCAGCTGTCACAAACAGAAAGCACACTAAAAAtcagaaataacaaaaaaaaaatgaagacatTAAATGCAAAAACTGTCATCATTTACTACACATTCCATAAGTAGACAACGGTAAGCATCACTGAGGATCCAGACAACTAGTTCCAAACATGACAAGTAGCCCATCCAGTTATCAATATTCATTTTCCAATCTTTGAAACACATTTCATGATATGACCAGTTTAATCAAGAGGAACCATCAGCCTTAAGGCTTAATCTAGACCAGATAGATCACTAACGAGACAGCATATGCCAAGCAGAAGaaaaatccataaaatataaaaactaaagtGACCACCACAGAATGCTTTGGAACGATTAGATCAATTGGCATCATATCCATCACTCtcagttttttttcccccttcacTCCAGGTATGCATGCACGCATAGGCCCGCCACTCCAAACACAGCCACAAACAGAGTTATGTGGATATGCATTGGCAGTGAGCATATTTCTAGCCAACAGAAATAAAGAGAAGGTTACTATATAACTATAATTGTACCATTTCCTTGATAGTTCACCTTGCCTCCAGAATCTGCATTTTCAAGAAAAAGCAACATCCCAATTAATACCcgaagaaaaaaataacaataataaaaacaaagaaagaaaaaataagcaTCTAAGATAAATTCATGGAATTCTTACCTAAAAAAATGTGAGAAGCTTTTGAACACGTTGCAGAAGATGACAAATCGTGCTCACACCGACGAAGACCAACTGATATTGATGgggaaattttattttctgaactcAGCCCCGAAGGAATTAGGCTCTGATCATAACTTAATGACTCcaagtttgtaaaaaaatcagTGGCAATCCTCAAAGAGCTGGAAACATTCCCTATTCTTACCCATCTACCTGGGCATGTGCTCCTAGTTGTAGGCAATTTAACTGCATCAGAATTAGTTCTACAATGCCCACTAGAAGTATGTGACCATGGAAAAGGAGGCAAGCTGACTCTGCGAGACATTTGCTTGCCTAAGCGTATATCAGACGTATTCCTTGAAGATACAGAAGACTTGGCCGCATCAAGGAGCAAAGACTCCAAATCCTTGGGTTGAGGAAGCCCCACGCGTTTCAAAACATCTTTAGGTGGAAATAATGGCGAATCAAGGGGATTAGCAGGAGTCTCAGGCTTGCTACAAGAATCCTGGATCTTGAGGAatgaaagaggaagagagagaaaggaacattattaattattagtctTCAATATTATTTATCAAGGAAACAAAAAAGTTATTAGTCTTGAAATTTTAGTTAATGAAGTTGAGGCAGCATTCAAGATGCACTCGTATTCTGCGTGCAATGTGTTGCAAATGTACCAAGTTGATACAGCATTCACGTTCACGCATGTATGTGGGTGGCCAGAGTTGCATCCAGTTCCACCAACAGAACTTTTCTCTTAATAGTAGATCTGGTCAAATGACTCTTCAATTTCAGAAAATTACATTCATAGTCACGTCTGGTAGCTTTCCAACAATTTTACCAACTCGCAATGGTTTGGTGATTCAGGAGTTGGTATTCAGAGAAGATAACTTTCTTAATGACATTTCagtgaaaaatcaaattttttattttagtcaattGACAGGTGCAAAAAATGCTTCTGACAATGCTATGCAGGTCCGACAACTAGCATCTTAACTTCTCTAGTAAACTAACCTTTTTACATGAGCAAAGATCTGCCATGCAGGACTCTCCTTTATCACCAGAAACAGAGCCTGACAGACATGTGGACATTTTCTTATTGGAGCAGTTATCCATATCTGCAATATTTTGGGACTGGACAGGCCTCGAGAGATGCAGTGCAGAAAAAGATTTTCTAACTGAATTCAAGAAATCGTCATTTACATTTGCTGCTTTCTTCCCTTCTTTTACTAAACTAGAGCACTTGTAGGTGCCATCTAGTAGATCATTCAAGGGTGGATCATCCATAAGCTTCGTGGTGTCCTGAGTATCTAACTTCAGACCGTATATTCCTGAGAATAATTCCCAACATTCATTAATGGCATTCATGAAAGCTTACATTTGGtaagcaaaaaaagaaggaaacaacCCAATAGGTAGCTTATAAAATGATTTGTCCAAGACAATCAACAGGGCAAGGACCATATTAAtacaaagaataagaaaaatatgacCACTTATGCCAATGAAATCTAGCTCAAATGGAATTTTCTCACcaagtgaaaataaaatggaGGAGATCATGGCTTTAAACTCACAATAGAAAACAAATTGGTGATAGAGGAAGCTAAATACCTGAGTCCTAGATATAGTCATATagtaaaagaaaagtaaaaaataaaagtgacagGCCATAATCTTATGCTAAGATGCACATGTACAGATATGGGTATGAGTATGATATGGGTACAAGTACGGGGATACAACATTTCTTGAAAAACCTAGGGTATGATACGTCAGGGATTCATGATTTAATAacttattaaatataaattttttttttatatattgttaagcatttatttttcatatattgttaagcatatatcaatttaagagtAATAGTGAATAACAAAGTGAAAACATGGCCTTAAAATGATGTTTAGAATACAAACCAATATCCAAAAGAGTAAACAAAAGATAACTAGATAAGTGTTTAACATCGAaaccaatatataaatataaatgaaaattcttACAAGATCCAAACCGTATCAGGGGCATATATTGGAcgtatttgcttttttttattccaaaaaaaaaaaaaaagactaggtACGTAAATTTGAGGTATCTGGTATGATACTAGAACAATACATAACAGACATGGGTACATGCGCAAAAATAGAGTATCCAAGCATCTTAGATCTTATGTTATATAATACTCAACTCAACTAAACCTTAATCCTAACTACTACGGGCCAAATGGATCCTAAACTCTAATTGGCATAAGAGTATTTCCCTAGTTACATCTTTAACAATCATGTCTTCCCTTATAAATTTAATCCGCTTCATTTTTGCCACTTTTTTGTCCTTCTTCTCCTTCCAACATTAATATAATCACTCCTTTGTAGTAGTGCATTAGAAGGCATCAGTTCTACCTGTATAAAAACAATCTCAAAAAACTCCCATCATTTTATCCTCAATTGAAGCCACCTACACCTTTTCACAAATAATGTCATTCCTTATCCCAACTTTCCTGGTGTAACAGAAATATGCTGTTTAAGAAAAAATTGCTAGGAGTtgcaaataatataaacatttaaatatataatcataataatcaACTACAACTTGGTTTTTTTAGTTCGAAATCTAGAGAGATCTGAATTTATGTATAAGTTGATGCTATAAATCCTTGACTGGGTCTTTAAAAAAGCCGACAAAActgtataaaaattaaaagtagtTGTATATttgcaataaaaataataattgcaaTAAAAGTTGTATATttgcaataaaaataataattaaaaaaaataacacttcAAAGAGGTTAAAACTTTCATCGTAAAA is a genomic window of Quercus lobata isolate SW786 chromosome 2, ValleyOak3.0 Primary Assembly, whole genome shotgun sequence containing:
- the LOC115974444 gene encoding protein LURP-one-related 17 — its product is MKMIRFLKSMSRTVHEEHHDQLVKHKTDPDPYHEGTCPSSLTVWRKSLVISCNGFTVIDSGGNLVYRVDNYSGRPEEITLMDGSGIPVHTMRRCKTLRLVDSWFVYEGEAGDHHCRTSSKSSKKPICSVRKHVNILHSNPNVLAHVFRGSSDKGYAYVIEGSYAHRSCKVLDESRKVVAEIKRKEASKGGISFGHEVFVLVVQPGFDPGFAMALVLLLDQMCS
- the LOC115975381 gene encoding uncharacterized protein LOC115975381 — protein: MDALELPYHPVEVAATKLLGSAEGFVRQNDAVSVLANPTIDPCSSLLSHKDDKTSGKASDSASCDTELYRHASQLPSLRGEDVSEHLYTNDKSLLRYPQPEGIQLPRKAAKLSRSGSVSSKRPRLAQMEDSMGLAGVDDQKDVTDKLESCPATCTSPENTQSVKQKSNLNKRGDKRGFKVPAKIKYDSFAMKAGLSNFSSAAGGSNFFGIYGLKLDTQDTTKLMDDPPLNDLLDGTYKCSSLVKEGKKAANVNDDFLNSVRKSFSALHLSRPVQSQNIADMDNCSNKKMSTCLSGSVSGDKGESCMADLCSCKKIQDSCSKPETPANPLDSPLFPPKDVLKRVGLPQPKDLESLLLDAAKSSVSSRNTSDIRLGKQMSRRVSLPPFPWSHTSSGHCRTNSDAVKLPTTRSTCPGRWVRIGNVSSSLRIATDFFTNLESLSYDQSLIPSGLSSENKISPSISVGLRRCEHDLSSSATCSKASHIFLDSGGKVNYQGNAGQCPRILAAAQTLCDMALATLKRNPDGTAKWPKKPSQKVMKARKLKSNEKLEETFAASIPVLGSNNLLRSVDQLMPSKKPKLSTIENIKDFDNFSYLRKGPINWSTPRSSRSSPSKSMKDSVAETRHSTASILKQSCMMPPPARVFDKACTSQQKARKLFPMDWNRGRDGLD